In a genomic window of Bradyrhizobium sp. LLZ17:
- a CDS encoding GntR family transcriptional regulator: MLHEEVVGRIRAILLEGEITPGARIPERELCERLQISRTPLREALKVLAAEGLVQLLPHRGSRAAKLTDKDVRDLFEVCQGLEALAGELACERISEAGIDEIAAAHAAMVQHYREGDLIQYYRGNRAIHEAIVTAAGNPALIGLYASVTARIRRARYVTPMTPQRWALAVQEHEAILNALQRRDGVGLSHILRTHLRHKREEVLQAGFAETEASELALRIA; encoded by the coding sequence ATGCTTCATGAAGAGGTCGTTGGCCGCATCCGCGCCATCCTGCTCGAGGGCGAGATCACGCCGGGTGCGCGCATTCCCGAGCGGGAGCTGTGCGAGCGGCTGCAGATCTCGCGTACGCCGCTGCGCGAGGCCTTGAAGGTGCTCGCTGCCGAAGGACTCGTGCAGCTCTTGCCGCATCGCGGCTCGCGCGCGGCGAAGCTGACCGACAAGGACGTGCGCGACCTGTTCGAGGTCTGCCAGGGCCTCGAGGCGCTGGCCGGCGAACTCGCCTGCGAGCGCATCAGCGAGGCCGGGATCGACGAGATCGCGGCTGCGCACGCGGCCATGGTGCAGCATTATCGCGAGGGCGACCTGATCCAGTACTACCGCGGCAACCGCGCCATTCACGAAGCCATCGTCACCGCAGCCGGCAATCCGGCACTGATCGGGCTCTACGCGTCCGTGACGGCGCGCATCCGGCGCGCGCGCTACGTCACGCCGATGACTCCACAGCGCTGGGCGCTGGCCGTGCAGGAGCACGAAGCGATCCTGAACGCGCTGCAGCGCCGCGACGGTGTCGGCCTGTCGCACATCCTGCGCACGCATCTGCGGCACAAGCGCGAGGAGGTCCTGCAGGCGGGCTTTGCCGAGACGGAAGCAAGCGAGCTCGCGCTGCGGATTGCGTGA
- a CDS encoding tripartite tricarboxylate transporter substrate binding protein: protein MRRTSLFLLSVSAAALASSAPALAAWQPQKPIEFVATAGPGGGTDNIARAVQNIVTKYKLTDQPIVVVNKPGGSGAEGYVYGKASAGDPYKVIFGTSNAWQQPLVSKVAFNYTDLTPIAAMAQDEFLLWVKQDAPYKTAGDYLKAAATGDFKMGGAQSKDTDEVLTRMIEKVGHVKLTYIPFKSGAEAAVQLAGGHIDSHVNNPSESLGQWRGGTQRPLCAFSPKRLPQGPKITATEGWSDVPTCVEQGLDIKQYEQPRTVWLPGKVTPEQAAYYVDLMKKVQATPEWKDYIEKSSQIDTFLTGAELDKFIKEDLEHLRQVASEQGWLLK, encoded by the coding sequence ATGCGTAGGACGTCTCTGTTTCTGTTGTCCGTCAGTGCGGCAGCTCTCGCCAGCAGCGCGCCCGCGCTCGCGGCGTGGCAACCCCAGAAGCCGATCGAGTTCGTGGCAACCGCAGGTCCTGGCGGCGGCACCGACAATATCGCCCGCGCGGTGCAGAACATCGTCACCAAGTACAAGCTGACGGACCAGCCGATTGTCGTCGTCAACAAGCCCGGCGGCAGCGGCGCGGAAGGCTATGTCTACGGCAAGGCCTCCGCCGGCGATCCCTACAAGGTGATCTTCGGCACGTCGAATGCCTGGCAGCAGCCGCTCGTCTCCAAGGTCGCCTTCAACTACACCGATCTGACCCCGATCGCGGCCATGGCGCAGGATGAATTCCTGCTCTGGGTCAAGCAGGACGCACCCTACAAGACCGCGGGCGACTATCTGAAGGCGGCGGCAACGGGTGACTTCAAGATGGGCGGGGCGCAGTCCAAGGACACCGACGAAGTCCTGACCCGCATGATCGAGAAGGTCGGTCATGTGAAGCTGACCTACATCCCCTTCAAGAGCGGTGCCGAAGCCGCCGTGCAGCTCGCCGGCGGGCATATCGATTCCCACGTCAACAATCCCAGCGAAAGCCTCGGCCAGTGGCGCGGCGGTACGCAGCGCCCGCTCTGCGCCTTCAGCCCGAAGCGTCTGCCGCAGGGACCCAAGATCACCGCGACCGAGGGCTGGAGCGACGTTCCGACCTGCGTCGAGCAGGGCCTCGACATCAAGCAATACGAGCAGCCACGCACGGTGTGGCTGCCGGGCAAGGTCACGCCGGAGCAGGCGGCATACTATGTCGACCTCATGAAGAAGGTGCAGGCCACGCCGGAATGGAAGGACTACATCGAAAAGTCCTCGCAGATCGACACGTTCCTGACCGGTGCCGAGTTGGACAAGTTCATCAAGGAGGACCTCGAGCATCTCAGACAAGTCGCGAGCGAGCAGGGCTGGCTGCTCAAGTGA
- the glpX gene encoding class II fructose-bisphosphatase — MSTHISVPPQALLERILTLEIVRVTERAAVSSARLRGHGNEKAADQAAVDAMRRELNKLPIEGTIVIGEGERDEAPMLFIGEKVGMNAGPQVDIAVDPLEGTTLCAKNMPGSIATMAMADGGTLLHAPDVYMQKLAIGPGYAKGVVELDATPAENVRRLAKAKGVQPDGITVLVLDRPRHASIIESVRSTGAAVRLITDGDVAGVIHCADPDNTGVDMYLGTGGAPEGVLAAVALRCIGGQMQCRLILDSEEKRERAAKMGVNDPKMIYGIEDMARGDCLFAATGVTTGSLLSGVKFRKDGVIETETVVMRSVTGTVRYIKAEHRELAKFHLD; from the coding sequence ATGTCGACCCATATTTCAGTGCCGCCGCAAGCCTTGCTCGAGCGCATTCTCACGCTGGAGATCGTGCGGGTGACGGAGCGGGCGGCGGTGTCGTCGGCGCGGCTGCGCGGGCACGGCAACGAGAAGGCGGCGGACCAGGCCGCGGTGGACGCGATGCGCCGCGAGCTCAACAAGCTGCCGATCGAAGGCACCATCGTGATCGGCGAGGGCGAGCGCGACGAGGCGCCGATGTTGTTCATCGGCGAGAAGGTCGGCATGAACGCCGGCCCGCAGGTCGACATCGCGGTCGACCCGCTCGAAGGCACCACGCTGTGCGCCAAGAACATGCCGGGCTCGATCGCCACCATGGCGATGGCGGACGGCGGCACGCTGCTGCACGCGCCCGACGTCTACATGCAGAAGCTCGCGATCGGTCCCGGCTACGCCAAGGGCGTCGTCGAGCTCGACGCCACGCCGGCCGAGAACGTCCGCCGTCTCGCCAAGGCCAAGGGCGTCCAGCCCGACGGCATCACCGTGCTCGTGCTCGACCGTCCGCGTCACGCCAGCATCATCGAGAGCGTGCGGTCGACCGGCGCGGCCGTGCGCCTCATCACCGATGGCGACGTCGCCGGCGTCATCCACTGCGCGGATCCTGATAATACCGGCGTCGACATGTATCTCGGCACCGGCGGCGCGCCGGAAGGCGTGCTTGCGGCCGTGGCGCTGCGCTGCATCGGCGGCCAGATGCAGTGCCGCCTGATCCTCGATTCCGAAGAGAAGCGCGAGCGCGCCGCCAAGATGGGCGTCAACGATCCCAAGATGATCTACGGCATCGAGGACATGGCGCGCGGCGACTGCCTGTTCGCGGCCACCGGCGTCACCACCGGCTCGCTGCTCTCAGGCGTGAAATTCCGCAAGGACGGCGTGATCGAGACCGAGACGGTGGTGATGCGCTCCGTCACCGGCACGGTGCGCTACATCAAGGCCGAGCACCGCGAGCTCGCGAAGTTTCATTTGGACTAA
- a CDS encoding tripartite tricarboxylate transporter permease: MDNLGELLHGFTIAVTVPHLALMVVGVLLGILVGVLPGLGAPNGVSLLLPLTFGMQPVSAIILLSSMYWGALFGGSVTSILFNIPGEPSSVATTFDGYPMARDGRPTTALATAFGSAAFGALVGVILITFLASWVAQVALAFGPPEYFAVYFLAFASFVGMGGAAPMKTVVALAIGFAIAAIGIDTVSGSVRLTMGIDELVKGVNFVVAVMGLFGIGELLVAVEEEFHARAVSSRIDWREVFRAVGRLPRHGVALLRSAAIGCWMGITPGGPTAASFMSYGIARRFSKRGRYFGTGEVEGIISPETADHAAGTSALLPMLSLGIPGSATAAVMMGGLMIWGLNPGPMLFVDQKDFVWGLIASMYVGNIVAVVLVLLTVPVFAALMRIPFVVIAPLIVIICVVGAYSVSNSYLDVVMMLGFGIVGYLFKKLFYPLAPLVLAIVIGDKAEDAFRQSMLMSKGSLGIFFANKLVTCLVIAGIALLLLPLVLQLAQLLRKPAPGDTGTTGQEKVII, from the coding sequence ATGGATAATCTCGGTGAACTCCTGCACGGCTTCACCATCGCTGTCACGGTGCCGCATCTGGCGCTGATGGTGGTCGGCGTGCTGCTCGGCATTCTCGTCGGCGTGCTGCCCGGGCTGGGCGCGCCGAACGGCGTGTCGCTGCTGCTGCCTCTCACCTTCGGCATGCAGCCGGTCTCGGCCATCATCCTGCTCTCCAGCATGTATTGGGGCGCGCTGTTCGGCGGATCCGTGACCTCGATCCTGTTCAACATTCCGGGCGAGCCGTCCTCCGTCGCAACCACATTCGACGGCTATCCGATGGCGCGCGACGGGCGGCCGACCACGGCGCTCGCTACCGCCTTCGGTTCGGCCGCCTTTGGCGCGCTGGTTGGCGTCATCCTGATCACCTTCCTCGCGTCATGGGTGGCGCAGGTCGCGCTCGCCTTTGGGCCGCCGGAATATTTCGCGGTCTATTTCCTGGCGTTTGCGAGCTTCGTCGGCATGGGCGGCGCGGCGCCCATGAAGACGGTCGTGGCGCTCGCGATCGGCTTTGCGATCGCCGCCATCGGCATCGACACAGTGTCCGGCAGCGTGCGCCTCACCATGGGCATCGACGAGCTGGTCAAGGGCGTGAACTTCGTCGTCGCGGTCATGGGTCTGTTCGGTATCGGCGAGCTCCTGGTCGCTGTCGAAGAGGAGTTTCACGCCCGCGCCGTCTCCTCCAGGATCGACTGGCGCGAAGTGTTTCGTGCCGTCGGCCGCCTGCCGCGGCATGGCGTCGCGTTACTCCGCAGCGCGGCGATCGGCTGCTGGATGGGGATCACGCCGGGCGGTCCGACCGCGGCGTCCTTCATGAGCTACGGCATCGCCCGGCGTTTCTCGAAACGCGGCCGGTATTTCGGCACAGGCGAGGTCGAGGGCATCATCTCGCCGGAGACGGCCGACCACGCGGCCGGCACCAGCGCGCTGCTGCCGATGCTCTCGCTCGGTATTCCCGGCTCGGCCACCGCGGCGGTGATGATGGGCGGCCTGATGATCTGGGGCCTCAATCCCGGGCCGATGCTGTTCGTCGACCAGAAGGATTTCGTCTGGGGCCTGATCGCGTCAATGTATGTCGGCAACATCGTCGCGGTTGTGCTGGTGCTGCTGACCGTTCCGGTGTTTGCGGCATTGATGCGGATACCCTTCGTGGTCATCGCCCCCCTGATCGTGATCATCTGCGTGGTCGGCGCCTATTCGGTTTCGAACTCGTATCTTGACGTGGTCATGATGCTCGGCTTCGGCATCGTCGGCTATCTCTTCAAGAAGCTGTTCTATCCGCTGGCGCCGCTGGTGCTGGCGATCGTCATCGGCGACAAGGCCGAGGACGCGTTCCGGCAATCGATGCTGATGTCCAAGGGATCGCTCGGGATCTTCTTCGCAAACAAGCTGGTGACGTGCCTGGTGATCGCCGGAATCGCGCTGCTGCTGCTTCCGCTCGTGCTCCAGCTCGCGCAATTGCTGCGCAAGCCCGCGCCAGGCGACACCGGGACGACCGGCCAGGAAAAGGTGATCATATGA
- a CDS encoding tripartite tricarboxylate transporter TctB family protein: MISRRSLELATAVLTGSFGVAVVVQSLDNGIGWSSAGVDSGTFPFLTGLVIVLGSLYNLARGLLPAVTLASVPVAINPAELRRLAGLFVPAAIFVAAIPLLGMYLASALYIFAVLAIPRHQSLLRSLAMAAATAVALYVVFERMFQVSLPHGALAAAFGF; encoded by the coding sequence ATGATCTCGCGCCGATCCCTCGAACTCGCGACCGCCGTCCTCACCGGCAGCTTTGGCGTCGCCGTGGTGGTCCAGAGCCTGGACAACGGCATCGGCTGGTCGAGCGCGGGCGTGGATTCCGGCACGTTTCCGTTCCTGACCGGCCTCGTGATCGTGCTCGGCAGTCTCTACAATCTGGCGCGCGGCCTGCTGCCGGCCGTGACACTGGCAAGCGTGCCCGTCGCGATCAATCCGGCCGAGCTGCGCCGGCTTGCGGGCCTGTTCGTGCCCGCCGCGATCTTCGTGGCCGCGATCCCGCTGCTCGGGATGTATCTCGCCTCGGCCCTCTATATCTTCGCGGTGCTGGCGATCCCCAGGCATCAATCGCTGCTTCGCTCGCTCGCGATGGCGGCGGCAACCGCCGTCGCGCTCTATGTCGTGTTCGAGCGCATGTTCCAGGTCAGCCTGCCGCACGGCGCGCTCGCTGCCGCGTTTGGCTTCTGA
- a CDS encoding enoyl-CoA hydratase/isomerase family protein: MDLEAAEAKDLVFELEDGIGRVTFNRPQARNAFTFAMYERLAAICEQANGDPAIKVLVLRGAGDKAFASGTDINQFRDFKTPQHAIDYENRIDRVLTTLEQCRVPTIAAINGFCTGGGAGIAASCDLRIGTKSARIGFPIARTLGNCLSMSNISRLTALIGAARVKDLIFTARLVDAAEAARVGLLGEVVEDDAALGRRAGEVARLLASHAPLTLTATKQAVARLQRRLTWEEGEDLILMCYTSQDFREGLDAFLNKRAPQWRGQ; encoded by the coding sequence ATGGACCTAGAGGCCGCAGAGGCAAAAGACCTCGTTTTCGAGCTTGAGGACGGCATCGGGCGGGTCACCTTCAACCGGCCGCAGGCCCGCAACGCCTTTACTTTCGCGATGTACGAGCGGCTTGCCGCGATCTGCGAACAGGCCAACGGCGATCCCGCCATCAAGGTGCTGGTGTTGCGCGGCGCGGGCGACAAGGCGTTCGCCTCGGGCACCGACATCAATCAATTCCGCGACTTCAAGACGCCGCAGCACGCGATCGACTACGAGAACCGGATCGATCGGGTGCTGACCACGCTCGAGCAGTGCCGGGTGCCGACCATCGCGGCGATCAACGGCTTCTGCACCGGCGGCGGCGCGGGCATTGCCGCGTCCTGCGACCTGCGCATCGGCACCAAAAGCGCCAGAATCGGATTTCCCATCGCTCGCACGCTGGGCAATTGCCTGTCGATGTCCAATATCAGCCGCCTCACCGCGCTCATCGGCGCGGCGCGCGTCAAGGATCTGATCTTCACCGCGCGCCTCGTCGATGCCGCGGAGGCGGCACGTGTCGGGCTGCTCGGCGAGGTCGTCGAGGATGACGCGGCGCTCGGCCGCCGTGCCGGTGAGGTTGCGCGGCTGCTGGCCAGCCACGCGCCGCTGACGTTGACTGCGACCAAGCAGGCGGTGGCCCGCCTGCAAAGGCGGCTGACATGGGAAGAGGGCGAAGACCTCATCCTGATGTGCTACACGAGCCAGGATTTTCGCGAAGGGCTCGATGCTTTCCTCAACAAGCGCGCGCCGCAATGGCGCGGTCAATAG
- a CDS encoding haloacid dehalogenase type II: MTTTSDLTAVKALVFDVFGTVVDWRASLITDLMWWGKGRGITADWTALVDGWRGMYTAAMDDVRKHPERGYVILDVLHRRSLDRLVEKFAIKGLTEADLDYITKGWHRLHPWPDSVAGLTRLKTKFVISPLSNGNVALLTNMAKFAGLPWDLVMSAELFEHYKPDPETYLGAAQLLDLKPEEVMMVAAHNGDLAAAQKNGLKTAFVARPTEYGPHQKVDFEATGNWDIVARDFGGIADRLGC, encoded by the coding sequence ATGACTACGACCTCCGATCTCACCGCCGTCAAAGCCCTCGTGTTCGACGTGTTCGGCACCGTTGTCGACTGGCGCGCCAGTCTGATCACCGACCTGATGTGGTGGGGCAAGGGCCGCGGCATCACCGCCGACTGGACCGCTTTGGTCGACGGCTGGCGCGGCATGTACACCGCGGCCATGGACGACGTGCGCAAGCACCCCGAACGCGGTTATGTCATCCTCGACGTCCTGCACCGCCGCTCGCTGGACAGGCTGGTCGAGAAGTTCGCGATCAAGGGTCTGACCGAGGCCGACCTCGACTACATCACCAAAGGCTGGCACCGCCTGCATCCCTGGCCTGACAGCGTCGCCGGCCTGACGCGGCTCAAGACCAAATTCGTCATCTCGCCGCTGTCGAACGGCAATGTCGCGCTGCTCACGAACATGGCGAAGTTTGCGGGTCTGCCCTGGGACCTCGTGATGTCGGCCGAGCTGTTTGAGCACTACAAGCCCGATCCCGAGACTTATCTCGGCGCCGCGCAGCTGCTCGACCTCAAGCCTGAAGAGGTCATGATGGTCGCCGCGCACAATGGCGATTTGGCCGCCGCGCAGAAGAATGGCCTCAAGACCGCGTTCGTCGCGCGGCCGACCGAATACGGTCCGCACCAGAAGGTCGACTTCGAGGCGACCGGCAACTGGGACATCGTCGCCAGGGATTTTGGCGGGATCGCCGACAGGCTCGGCTGCTAG
- a CDS encoding 4-hydroxythreonine-4-phosphate dehydrogenase PdxA, producing MIAKPLIALAMGDPAGISPELTAKIVALDEVRARGRLVVIGDRRIFDEGARIAGVTPELTTVKPDADLRATAGETLFVDLGHLDPKEVEAKTATLAGGKFALANYRHALELARDRRVDAVCFTPFNKQAMRLARADYDDEIAFSAEIAGLKTPASEFNVLGELWNARVTSHIPLKDVAARLSSERIHRALELTDACMRNAGFARPRIAVAGLNPHAGDGGNFGREEIDIIAPVVVAGQREGIAVQGPFPADTVFLRAKRGDFDAVLTMYHDQGQIAMKLMGFDRGVTLLGGFPFPICTPAHGTAYDIAGQGIASTGATRAAVLLAAEMATRRRA from the coding sequence ATGATCGCAAAGCCGCTCATTGCTCTCGCCATGGGAGATCCCGCCGGCATCAGCCCGGAGCTGACCGCAAAGATCGTCGCGCTGGACGAGGTCCGCGCCCGCGGCCGGCTGGTCGTGATCGGCGACCGCCGCATCTTCGACGAGGGCGCCCGTATCGCCGGCGTCACCCCGGAGCTGACGACGGTGAAGCCTGACGCCGACCTTCGCGCGACGGCAGGCGAGACGCTGTTCGTCGATCTTGGCCATCTCGATCCCAAGGAGGTCGAAGCGAAAACCGCGACCCTTGCCGGCGGAAAATTCGCGCTGGCGAACTACCGGCACGCGCTCGAGCTCGCCCGTGATCGCCGTGTCGATGCCGTCTGCTTCACGCCGTTCAACAAGCAGGCGATGCGACTTGCCCGCGCCGACTATGATGACGAGATCGCGTTCTCCGCCGAGATCGCCGGCCTCAAGACGCCGGCAAGCGAGTTCAACGTCCTGGGCGAGCTCTGGAACGCGCGGGTCACCTCCCACATTCCGCTCAAGGACGTCGCCGCGCGTCTGTCCAGCGAACGGATCCACCGCGCGCTCGAGCTCACCGATGCCTGCATGCGCAACGCCGGCTTTGCGCGTCCGCGCATTGCGGTCGCGGGCCTCAATCCGCACGCCGGCGACGGCGGCAATTTCGGCCGCGAGGAGATCGACATCATCGCGCCAGTAGTCGTGGCGGGCCAGCGCGAGGGCATCGCCGTCCAGGGGCCGTTCCCGGCGGACACCGTGTTCCTGCGTGCCAAGCGTGGAGACTTCGATGCGGTGCTGACGATGTACCACGACCAGGGCCAGATCGCGATGAAGCTGATGGGATTCGATCGCGGCGTCACTCTTCTCGGCGGCTTCCCGTTTCCGATCTGCACGCCTGCGCACGGCACCGCCTACGACATCGCAGGGCAGGGCATCGCGTCCACCGGCGCGACCCGCGCCGCGGTGCTGCTCGCGGCCGAGATGGCGACGCGTCGCCGCGCGTGA
- a CDS encoding LL-diaminopimelate aminotransferase, protein MEEFYRIRRLPPYVFEQVNRAKAAARNAGADIIDLGMGNPDLPAPPHVLEKLKETLGKPRTDRYSASRGIPGLRRAQAGYYARRFGVKLNPDTQIVATLGSKEGFANVAQAITAPGDVILCPNPSYPIHAFGFLMAGGVIRSVPSEPTPQFFEAVERAIVHSIPKPLALVVCYPSNPTAYVASLDFYKDLVAFAKKHEILILSDLAYAEVYFDEGNPPPSVLQVPGAIDVAVEFTSMSKTYSMAGWRMGFAVGNERVIAALGRVKSYLDYGAFTPIQVAATAALNGPDDCIKEMRDTYRKRRDALVESFGRAGWEIPPPDASMFAWAPLPEAFRSVGSMQFATLMVEKSGVVLSPGVGFGEHGEGYVRIAMVENEQRIRQAARGVRRFLESGIETLHNVVPLATRR, encoded by the coding sequence ATGGAAGAATTTTACCGCATCCGCCGCCTTCCGCCTTACGTGTTCGAGCAGGTCAACCGGGCCAAGGCGGCCGCGCGCAATGCCGGCGCTGACATCATCGATCTCGGCATGGGCAATCCGGACCTGCCGGCGCCGCCGCATGTGCTGGAGAAGCTCAAGGAGACGCTCGGCAAGCCGCGCACCGACCGCTACTCGGCCTCGCGGGGCATCCCCGGCCTGCGCCGGGCCCAGGCCGGGTATTACGCCCGCCGCTTCGGGGTGAAGCTCAACCCCGACACCCAGATCGTGGCGACGCTCGGCTCCAAGGAGGGCTTTGCCAACGTGGCCCAGGCGATCACTGCGCCGGGTGACGTCATCCTGTGCCCGAACCCGAGCTACCCGATTCACGCCTTCGGCTTTTTGATGGCGGGCGGCGTGATCCGCTCGGTGCCCTCGGAGCCGACGCCGCAATTCTTCGAGGCGGTCGAGCGGGCCATCGTGCATTCGATCCCGAAGCCGCTCGCGCTCGTGGTCTGCTATCCCTCGAACCCCACCGCCTATGTCGCGAGCCTCGACTTCTACAAGGACCTGGTCGCCTTCGCGAAGAAGCACGAGATCCTGATTTTGTCCGATCTCGCTTATGCCGAGGTCTATTTCGACGAGGGCAATCCGCCGCCCTCGGTGCTGCAGGTGCCCGGCGCGATCGACGTCGCCGTCGAATTCACCTCGATGTCGAAGACGTATTCGATGGCCGGCTGGCGCATGGGCTTTGCCGTCGGCAATGAGCGCGTCATCGCCGCGCTCGGACGGGTCAAATCCTATCTCGATTACGGTGCGTTCACGCCGATCCAGGTCGCGGCGACCGCCGCACTGAACGGCCCTGACGATTGCATCAAGGAGATGCGCGATACCTACCGGAAGCGCCGCGACGCGCTGGTGGAGTCGTTCGGCCGCGCCGGCTGGGAGATCCCGCCGCCGGATGCCTCGATGTTCGCCTGGGCACCGCTGCCGGAGGCGTTCCGCAGCGTCGGCAGCATGCAGTTCGCGACACTGATGGTGGAGAAATCCGGCGTCGTGCTCTCGCCCGGCGTGGGCTTCGGCGAGCATGGTGAAGGATATGTCCGCATCGCCATGGTGGAAAACGAGCAGCGGATCAGGCAGGCCGCGCGCGGCGTGCGCCGCTTCCTTGAAAGCGGCATCGAAACGTTGCACAACGTCGTTCCGCTCGCCACCCGGCGTTAA
- a CDS encoding CaiB/BaiF CoA transferase family protein: MQSDRSQSTSRRMGPLAGLKVIDLTHVMAGPTCTLMLADMGADVIKIEKWPNGDDTRHSVPPKIGDEAASFLMMNRNKRGIVLDLKTEGGKRVLRRLVADADVLVENFAPGAMERLGFGYKALHEEFPTLIYCSLSGFGRTGPYKDRRGFDLVAQAMSGIMSFTGERPDGPPVKCGPPLSDITAGLLASMGILAAYTHRLKTGEGQWVETSLYEAALVQTYWQSTIALAAGTAPRAMGSAHPLNAPYQAFEASDGWLVVGGANKKHWLLMLEALGASELAADPRFVTGADRMAHLKELEAVLSERFRTRSRAHWLAALDEKGVPCGPVHDMLEALSDPQTLAREMVVEVEHSTLGPVKTIGLPVKFSETPGKVRSGAPVYGEHTREVLTEHGFDQQQIEALEQEGAIVSASRERKERVA; encoded by the coding sequence ATGCAAAGCGACCGTTCGCAATCCACCTCCCGCCGTATGGGACCGCTCGCCGGCCTCAAGGTCATTGATCTCACCCATGTCATGGCGGGGCCGACCTGCACCTTGATGCTCGCCGACATGGGCGCTGACGTCATCAAGATCGAGAAGTGGCCGAACGGCGACGACACCCGCCATTCCGTGCCGCCCAAGATCGGCGACGAGGCGGCATCGTTCCTGATGATGAACCGCAACAAGCGCGGCATCGTGCTCGATCTCAAGACCGAGGGCGGCAAGCGCGTGCTGCGCCGGTTGGTCGCGGACGCCGACGTGCTGGTGGAAAATTTCGCGCCGGGCGCGATGGAGCGCCTGGGCTTCGGCTACAAGGCACTGCACGAAGAATTCCCGACGCTGATCTATTGCTCGCTGTCGGGCTTCGGCCGCACCGGTCCCTACAAGGATCGCCGGGGATTCGATCTGGTCGCGCAGGCGATGAGCGGCATCATGAGCTTTACCGGCGAACGTCCCGATGGCCCGCCCGTGAAGTGCGGCCCGCCGCTGTCGGACATCACCGCCGGGCTGCTCGCGAGCATGGGCATTCTGGCCGCCTACACCCATCGTCTCAAGACCGGTGAAGGGCAGTGGGTCGAGACGTCGCTCTATGAGGCGGCGCTGGTGCAGACCTATTGGCAATCCACGATCGCGCTCGCCGCCGGCACCGCGCCGCGCGCGATGGGTTCGGCGCATCCGCTCAATGCGCCGTATCAGGCTTTTGAGGCGTCCGACGGCTGGCTCGTGGTCGGCGGTGCCAACAAAAAGCACTGGCTGTTGATGCTGGAAGCGCTTGGCGCGAGCGAGCTCGCCGCCGATCCGCGCTTCGTCACCGGAGCCGATCGCATGGCGCACCTGAAGGAGCTCGAAGCCGTCCTGAGCGAGCGCTTCCGGACCCGGTCGCGCGCGCATTGGCTCGCGGCGCTCGACGAGAAGGGCGTCCCCTGCGGCCCCGTGCACGACATGCTGGAGGCGCTCAGCGATCCGCAGACGCTGGCGCGCGAGATGGTGGTCGAGGTCGAGCATTCCACGCTCGGCCCCGTCAAGACGATCGGACTTCCCGTCAAATTCTCGGAGACCCCGGGCAAGGTGCGCTCCGGCGCGCCCGTGTATGGCGAGCACACGCGCGAGGTGCTGACGGAGCACGGGTTCGACCAACAGCAGATCGAAGCGCTCGAACAAGAAGGCGCAATCGTTTCGGCATCCAGGGAGCGCAAGGAACGCGTCGCCTGA